Proteins encoded together in one Oncorhynchus masou masou isolate Uvic2021 chromosome 3, UVic_Omas_1.1, whole genome shotgun sequence window:
- the clul1 gene encoding clusterin-like protein 1 — MRSLIGWVVLVMSLGGLQCAAEYPAAGISEDTLKQLSDVGEKLVDEEVRRALYGVKQMKEVLVKNEEKHEDLMKSLQHSSDKKKGVAQLYQEVELKLEEAEHQCQESLKEEWEACWLCLEDACKTFYTSTCRQGFSSFQAKVENFFRGVSSRFGQRDPRPLDGDMLVNQSADEPDREVVRIEDSFNSLIAKVGSLFERSVVLVDKMQGKLDQNLQKAFDPQSRGQARGQQPTQDPFSLGMDLGFIHRVGLEEVLDSFFNFGKSVVEDFGDVATRVFDDLKDIVEEERKRERELFPHFLQNRKLCRELRRQTSECWQLQNQCQSCQGVLLTECPSVRELHVELDEVSQLRDMSKKQYDEVLSIVQQHTGDTASWISNMATEFSWVTEMVNNNTTPDTIFRIRKVVSEGVDGGSSSGGDTKVELNILNSPPLLLTIPAGVELQDPAFINFVAQEALGMYKQMFRHNDD; from the exons ATGAGGTCTCtgattggttgggttgtgttggtCATGTCATTGGGGGGCTTGCAATGCGCAGCAGAATACCCTGCAGCAGGCATCTCAGAGGACACCCTGAAGC AACTGTCTGATGTTGGGGAGAAGCTGGTggatgaggaggtgaggagagctCTGTATGGAGTGAAACAGATGAAGGAGGTACTGGTGAAGAATGAGGAGAAACATGAAGACCTGATGAAGTCTCTCCAACACAGCAGTGACAAGAAGAAG ggtgtggcCCAGCTATACCAGGAGGTGGAGCTAAAGCTGGAGGAGGCGGAGCATCAGTGCCAGGAGTCTCTAAAGGAGGAATGGGAGGCATGTTGGCTGTGTCTGGAGGACGCCTGTAAGACCTTCTACACCTCCACATGCAGGCAGGGCTTCAGCTCCTTCCAggccaag GTAGAGAACTTCTTCCGCGGGGTGTCATCTCGGTTCGGCCAGAGAGACCCACGTCCTCTAGATGGAGATATGTTGGTGAATCAGAGTGCTGATGAACCCGACAGGGAGGTAGTTCGCATAGAAGACTCCTTCAACAGCCTCATCGCCAAG gTGGGCTCCCTGTTTGAGCGCAGTGTGGTGCTGGTGGACAAGATGCAAGGTAAACTGGACCAAAACCTCCAGAAGGCCTTTGACCCCCAGAGCAGAGGCCAAGCCCGGGGCCAACAGCCTACCCAGGACCCCTTCTCCCTGGGGATGGACTTGGGATTCATCCACAGAGTGGGGCTGGAGGAGGTGCTGGACTCCTTCTTCAACTTTGGGAAGAGTGTTGTGGAGGACTTTGGAGATGTGGCCACACGAGTGTTTGATGACCTCAAAGACattgtggaggaggagaggaagagag AGAGGGAGCTTTTCCCTCATTTCCTCCAGAACAGGAAGTTGTGTAGAGAGTTGAGGAGGCAGACTTCAGAATGCTGGCAGCTGCAGAACCAGTGTCAGTCCTGCCAAGGGGTActgctcacag AGTGTCCCAGTGTGCGGGAGCTGCATGTGGAACTGGATGAGGTGTCTCAGCTGCGGGACATGTCGAAGAAGCAGTACGACGAG GTTCTGAGCATTGTGCAGCAGCACACAGGTGACACGGCGAGCTGGATAAGCAACATGGCTACTGAGTTCAGCTGGGTGACAGAAatggtcaacaacaacaccacaccTGATACCATATTCCGCATCAGAAag gtggtgtcagagggagTTGATGGAGGCAGCTCGTCAGGGGGAGACACCAAGGTGGAGCTGAACATCCtaaactctcctcctctcctcctgaccaTCCCAGCTGGTGTGGAGCTGCAGGACCCCGCCTTTATCAATTTCGTCGCTCAGGAGGCCCTGGGGATGTACAAGCAGATGTTCAG ACACAATGACGACTAA